A portion of the Homo sapiens chromosome 16, GRCh38.p14 Primary Assembly genome contains these proteins:
- the CLEC3A gene encoding C-type lectin domain family 3 member A precursor, with amino-acid sequence MAKNGLVICILVITLLLDQTTSHTSRLKARKHSKRRVRDKDGDLKTQIEKLWTEVNALKEIQALQTVCLRGTKVHKKCYLASEGLKHFHEANEDCISKGGILVIPRNSDEINALQDYGKRSLPGVNDFWLGINDMVTEGKFVDVNGIAISFLNWDRAQPNGGKRENCVLFSQSAQGKWSDEACRSSKRYICEFTIPQ; translated from the exons ATGGCAAAGAATGGACTTGTAATTTGCATCCTGGTGATCACCTTACTCCTGGACCAGACCACCAGCCACACATCCAGATTAAAAGCCAGGAAGCACAGCAAACGTCGAGTGAGAG ACAAGGATGGAGATCTGAAGACTCAAATTGAAAAGCTCTGGACAGAAGTCAATGCCTTGAAGGAAATTCAAGCCCTGCAGACAG TCTGTCTCCGAGGCACTAAAGTTCACAAGAAATGCTACCTTGCTTCAGAAGGTTTGAAGCATTTCCATGAGGCCAATGAAGACTGCATTTCCAAAGGAGGAATCCTGGTTATCCCCAGGAACTCCGACGAAATCAACGCCCTCCAAGACTATGGTAAAAGGAGCCTGCCAGGTGTCAATGACTTTTGGCTGGGCATCAATGACATGGTCACGGAAGGCAAGTTTGTTGACGTCAACGGAATCGCTATCTCCTTCCTCAACTGGGACCGTGCACAGCCTAACGGTGGCAAGCGAGAAAACTGTGTCCTGTTCTCCCAATCAGCTCAGGGCAAGTGGAGTGATGAGGCCTGTCGCAGCAGCAAGAGATACATATGCGAGTTCACCATCCCTCAATAG